The Paenibacillus sophorae genome has a segment encoding these proteins:
- a CDS encoding MGDG synthase family glycosyltransferase: protein MKPDPVVLIVSSAFGDGHAKVAQAIEQSFRSRGINQVHIVDLFGEVHPLLNGITRTFYLKSTAYAPNLYGIMYNMTSKMKPDYPLGQFLHSMGKHKVRKFLNDLRPDLIIHTYPYLAASQLGIESPGNVPIFTVLTDYCLHGRWLHPRTMKYFIPSESIKQELMKVGVAEDRISVSGIPVRAAFAESADRVELIQKHGLREDRRYILLSAGAYGVSTKVRKILKSVLEHTDFDSIVLCGNNQKLRLSIEADYRNNERVHILGYTDEIHELMSVSSCLLTKAGGVTLTEAFALSLPVIVYCPLPGQEAGNAKALSRQKVLYTASTEKELIGRLRLLEMKPYREEITRQMNAISQKNAADRIVSEVLETLEHRPSYLGQPVHSLQVEGKAKTAHGYR, encoded by the coding sequence ATGAAACCCGATCCTGTGGTGCTTATTGTATCGTCTGCGTTCGGAGACGGTCACGCCAAGGTGGCTCAGGCCATTGAACAGTCCTTCCGATCCAGAGGGATAAACCAGGTGCATATTGTGGACCTTTTCGGTGAAGTGCATCCTTTGCTGAACGGAATTACGCGGACATTTTATTTAAAAAGCACCGCATATGCTCCGAATCTCTACGGAATCATGTACAATATGACAAGCAAAATGAAGCCGGATTACCCTTTAGGACAATTTTTGCATTCCATGGGCAAGCATAAAGTAAGGAAATTTCTGAATGACCTGCGGCCGGATCTAATCATTCACACTTATCCGTATTTAGCCGCTTCACAGCTTGGGATTGAGTCGCCAGGCAATGTTCCGATTTTTACGGTTCTGACCGACTATTGTCTGCATGGAAGATGGCTTCATCCCCGCACCATGAAGTATTTTATCCCCAGCGAAAGTATCAAGCAGGAACTGATGAAGGTTGGCGTAGCCGAAGATAGGATCTCGGTCAGCGGAATTCCGGTCCGTGCGGCATTTGCTGAGTCCGCCGATCGGGTTGAGCTGATACAGAAGCATGGGCTGCGGGAAGACCGGCGCTATATTCTGTTATCTGCGGGGGCATACGGCGTTTCCACTAAGGTTCGCAAGATATTAAAAAGCGTGCTGGAGCATACCGATTTCGACTCCATTGTACTCTGTGGAAATAATCAAAAGCTCCGCTTGTCGATAGAGGCTGACTACCGGAATAATGAACGTGTTCATATTCTCGGATATACCGATGAAATCCATGAGCTGATGTCCGTCTCCTCCTGTCTGCTGACCAAAGCAGGCGGAGTGACCCTTACCGAAGCTTTTGCGCTATCGCTGCCCGTTATCGTGTATTGTCCTCTTCCCGGCCAGGAAGCAGGAAACGCAAAAGCGCTGTCCCGTCAAAAAGTGCTATATACCGCGAGCACGGAAAAAGAATTGATCGGCCGTCTCCGGCTGCTGGAAATGAAGCCTTACCGCGAGGAAATTACACGTCAGATGAACGCCATATCCCAGAAGAATGCAGCCGATCGGATTGTAAGCGAAGTGCTGGAGACTCTGGAACACCGTCCTTCATATCTGGGGCAGCCGGTACATTCACTGCAAGTGGAAGGGAAGGCGAAGACTGCTCATGGATATCGCTAA
- a CDS encoding MFS transporter, with protein MNKSHLAYTATLLTVTGITVVSLLYVMIPLTPYVISEFSVTPIQAVWASSIFSMAFALGNLFFGTLSDRVPKKRLILAGLILLAGCTLSVEMAASFTPFLLLRALQGFLAASFPPVALAYVSDVIPPAQRPNVISYLSCGFLLAGVIGQIFSAEVAANWGMKAVFALLSFLYVILIVLSFWLPKDRPNAERPVSGAGVFEVFRTLVRIPALLVTYGAAITILMSFVAMFVGLNEFAVQHLHLTPDRILWLRLISMLGMMCALFSGSWIRRFGPVRVLVGGFLTAAAGLAGEAALLNVHMAMFSAATVIFVAGIAAAVPSIISRIGMLGSAGRGMALALYGFFVFVGASLGPILAAALMPFGFAALCGTLSVIMLAAAAVMAWSAKQSTDDQRLDAVNS; from the coding sequence ATGAATAAATCTCACCTCGCTTATACGGCGACATTGTTGACCGTAACAGGGATTACTGTCGTTTCACTGCTTTACGTGATGATTCCGCTAACGCCTTATGTAATCTCGGAATTTTCCGTAACCCCGATTCAGGCCGTCTGGGCGAGCAGTATTTTCAGCATGGCTTTCGCCCTGGGGAATTTATTTTTCGGCACCTTGTCCGACAGAGTACCGAAGAAGCGATTAATTCTCGCTGGACTCATTCTTCTTGCGGGATGTACCTTATCCGTAGAAATGGCTGCTTCCTTTACCCCGTTCCTCTTACTTCGAGCCTTACAAGGATTTCTTGCCGCCTCGTTTCCTCCGGTCGCTCTTGCTTATGTCAGCGATGTGATTCCCCCGGCGCAGCGTCCGAACGTCATTTCTTACCTGAGCTGCGGATTTTTGCTTGCTGGAGTGATCGGACAAATATTCTCTGCGGAAGTGGCGGCGAACTGGGGGATGAAAGCTGTATTCGCATTATTAAGTTTCTTATACGTTATTTTGATCGTGCTCTCATTCTGGTTGCCGAAAGACCGGCCGAATGCTGAACGGCCCGTAAGCGGCGCCGGCGTTTTCGAAGTATTCCGTACTTTGGTAAGGATTCCGGCACTGCTTGTCACTTATGGGGCAGCGATAACGATTTTAATGAGCTTTGTCGCCATGTTCGTGGGTTTGAACGAGTTCGCGGTGCAGCATCTGCATCTAACTCCCGATCGCATTCTTTGGCTCAGACTTATCAGCATGCTCGGAATGATGTGCGCGTTGTTTAGCGGTTCTTGGATCCGCCGCTTCGGGCCGGTTCGAGTCCTCGTAGGAGGATTTCTCACCGCTGCGGCCGGATTAGCGGGGGAAGCGGCACTGTTGAACGTTCATATGGCGATGTTCAGCGCCGCGACGGTTATTTTTGTAGCGGGAATCGCCGCAGCCGTTCCGTCGATCATTTCCCGGATCGGAATGTTGGGCTCGGCCGGACGCGGCATGGCTCTGGCGCTTTACGGATTTTTCGTTTTCGTCGGAGCGAGTCTGGGCCCAATCTTGGCCGCTGCGTTAATGCCATTCGGATTCGCGGCTTTATGCGGGACTCTGTCCGTTATTATGCTTGCGGCGGCGGCCGTTATGGCGTGGAGTGCCAAACAATCCACGGATGATCAACGTTTGGATGCAGTAAATTCTTGA
- a CDS encoding heavy metal translocating P-type ATPase: protein MGQVMVAEEKEDNKPLSALWEQHGGLIIAAACLLFIGLAWVMGRNDQGILEITFFILAYLVGGYRKAWEGLETLFKEKDLDVDLLMVVAAAGAAAIGYWLDGAVLIFIFCLSGALEDYTMEKTNQDIASILKYRPEDAVLLKDGGEVKVRAAQLQKSDIVLVRPGERIPCDGHILEGHSAVDQSSITGESIPVDLAAGDKVFAGTINGQGALRIYTDKGAEDTLLARIIHLVQEAKDELPPSQLFVERFEGIYAKAVVTVALLLMVAPPFLFGWSWETTVYRAMIFLVVASPCALVSSIMPAILSGISNAARKGVLFKGGIHLEQMGEVSVVAFDKTGTLTEGKPKLTDVLPSGASSEQELLTLAASLEYLSEHPIAKAIVNFAKSAGIQMEQAADMQAVPGMGVSGTVSGRKCRIGKKELLAGLDMEDVKLQAADKLEAEGKTVIFVESEGALIGMLAVQDVMRSGVREAVLKLKSMNKKVVMLTGDAKLTAEAIGRAAGVDEVYAELMPDQKLALIRQLTEQFGKVAMVGDGVNDAPALAASAVGVAMGAAGTDVALETANVVLMNDDISKIPFAISLGRRTRRVIRQNISFALAVILILVISNFWGEINLPSGVVSHEGSTLAVILSGLRLLR, encoded by the coding sequence ATGGGACAAGTTATGGTGGCTGAAGAAAAAGAAGACAACAAGCCTTTAAGTGCGCTGTGGGAACAGCATGGAGGCCTGATTATCGCGGCGGCCTGTCTGCTGTTCATCGGGCTCGCCTGGGTTATGGGCAGGAATGATCAGGGTATATTAGAAATCACGTTTTTCATTCTTGCCTATCTTGTCGGGGGCTACCGTAAGGCATGGGAAGGTCTGGAAACCCTGTTTAAAGAAAAAGATCTCGATGTCGACCTGTTGATGGTTGTTGCGGCGGCTGGCGCAGCGGCTATTGGTTACTGGCTGGACGGCGCCGTGCTGATCTTTATCTTTTGTCTCAGCGGTGCCCTGGAGGACTACACGATGGAGAAGACGAATCAGGATATCGCCTCCATTCTGAAGTACCGTCCGGAAGACGCGGTTCTCCTTAAGGATGGCGGCGAAGTTAAAGTCAGAGCGGCACAGCTGCAAAAAAGCGACATCGTGCTTGTCAGACCGGGCGAACGCATCCCCTGCGACGGCCATATCCTCGAAGGGCATTCGGCAGTAGATCAGTCCTCCATCACGGGCGAATCCATTCCCGTCGATCTCGCCGCCGGCGACAAGGTCTTCGCTGGAACGATTAACGGTCAAGGGGCGCTGCGGATCTATACGGATAAGGGGGCGGAAGACACGCTGCTGGCCCGGATTATCCATCTGGTGCAGGAAGCCAAGGACGAGCTGCCGCCAAGCCAGCTGTTCGTGGAGCGCTTCGAAGGTATCTATGCCAAAGCTGTTGTCACAGTTGCCCTGCTGCTCATGGTTGCCCCGCCGTTTCTCTTCGGCTGGTCCTGGGAAACGACCGTCTACCGGGCGATGATCTTTCTTGTTGTCGCCTCGCCGTGCGCGCTCGTTTCCTCAATCATGCCCGCGATTCTGTCCGGCATTTCAAACGCCGCCAGAAAAGGCGTGCTGTTCAAAGGTGGAATCCATCTGGAGCAGATGGGTGAAGTTAGCGTCGTCGCCTTCGACAAGACGGGCACATTAACCGAAGGCAAGCCGAAGCTGACCGACGTTCTGCCGTCGGGTGCCAGCAGTGAACAGGAACTGCTCACGCTCGCCGCTTCGCTGGAATATTTGTCGGAGCATCCGATCGCCAAAGCCATTGTTAATTTCGCTAAATCCGCCGGGATTCAAATGGAGCAAGCGGCGGATATGCAGGCCGTGCCTGGGATGGGCGTCAGCGGAACCGTAAGCGGCAGGAAATGCCGTATCGGCAAAAAGGAACTCCTTGCGGGCCTGGACATGGAAGACGTTAAGCTGCAGGCAGCGGACAAGCTTGAGGCGGAAGGGAAAACGGTGATCTTCGTCGAATCGGAAGGCGCTCTGATTGGCATGCTGGCGGTTCAGGATGTGATGCGCTCTGGCGTGCGGGAAGCCGTACTGAAGCTTAAGAGCATGAATAAAAAGGTTGTCATGCTTACCGGCGACGCCAAGCTCACTGCCGAGGCTATCGGCCGCGCGGCCGGCGTCGACGAAGTCTATGCCGAGCTGATGCCCGATCAGAAGCTTGCGCTGATCCGGCAGTTGACCGAGCAGTTCGGCAAGGTCGCCATGGTCGGCGACGGCGTCAACGATGCGCCCGCACTGGCGGCTTCCGCCGTCGGAGTCGCCATGGGCGCTGCTGGGACGGACGTAGCGCTGGAAACGGCGAACGTCGTGCTGATGAACGACGATATTTCCAAAATTCCGTTCGCAATCTCGCTTGGGCGGCGGACACGCAGAGTCATCCGGCAGAACATTTCCTTTGCCCTGGCCGTTATACTCATCCTGGTCATATCCAACTTCTGGGGCGAAATCAATTTGCCGTCCGGTGTAGTCAGCCATGAAGGAAGTACACTGGCCGTTATCTTAAGCGGTCTCAGACTGCTCCGCTGA
- a CDS encoding ABC transporter ATP-binding protein, whose product MSVPAIETRALTKEYNNGRGCRDVSITVGKGEAFGFLGPNGAGKSTFVKMLVGLITPSSGSAALLGYKIGSLAAKSLIGYLPELYRYQEWMTGEEVVELHARLCRMERSVAAKRVPALLEEVGLGQRGRDRVKHYSKGMQQRLGLACALVNDPEIIFLDEPSSALDPIGRREVRNILEKLKERGKTIFLNSHLLEEVELLCDRMALLNNGVILRHGSVSEVLRKQTKWLFKVGGFTPFLRSWLNEQTGLHIRLSSRQEQSIHGERNSVDQLHYGQSQDESVVWLEAELDSEEQAGWLNALIVEQGMTLYEVTREQERLEEWFVNTVSGLDHRGERE is encoded by the coding sequence ATGAGTGTACCGGCGATAGAAACACGGGCCCTTACTAAAGAATATAATAACGGACGCGGCTGCCGGGATGTAAGCATTACCGTAGGGAAAGGGGAAGCCTTCGGCTTCCTCGGCCCTAACGGCGCAGGCAAAAGCACCTTTGTCAAAATGCTGGTCGGGCTGATTACACCCTCAAGCGGCAGCGCCGCTCTGCTGGGCTACAAGATCGGCTCTCTTGCGGCGAAGTCGCTAATCGGTTATTTACCTGAATTATACCGCTACCAGGAGTGGATGACCGGAGAAGAAGTGGTGGAGCTTCATGCGCGGCTATGCCGTATGGAGCGTTCGGTGGCTGCCAAGCGGGTTCCGGCGCTTCTTGAGGAAGTAGGACTTGGACAGCGGGGAAGGGACAGAGTCAAGCATTACTCCAAGGGGATGCAGCAGCGTCTGGGACTAGCCTGCGCGCTGGTCAATGATCCCGAGATCATTTTTCTGGATGAGCCGTCATCGGCGCTGGACCCGATTGGACGCAGGGAAGTCCGCAATATTCTGGAGAAGCTGAAGGAGCGGGGCAAGACGATCTTTCTCAACTCCCATCTGCTGGAGGAGGTTGAGCTGCTGTGCGACCGGATGGCGCTGTTGAATAACGGTGTTATCCTGCGGCACGGCAGTGTGTCCGAGGTGCTTCGCAAACAAACGAAGTGGCTTTTTAAAGTGGGCGGATTCACGCCTTTTTTGCGTTCCTGGCTGAATGAACAGACGGGTCTGCACATCAGGCTGTCTTCCCGCCAGGAGCAGTCTATCCATGGGGAGCGTAATAGCGTAGACCAGCTTCACTATGGACAGTCGCAGGATGAAAGTGTTGTATGGCTGGAAGCGGAACTAGACAGCGAGGAGCAAGCGGGCTGGCTCAATGCGCTCATCGTGGAGCAAGGAATGACGCTTTATGAAGTCACGCGTGAACAAGAACGTCTGGAAGAGTGGTTCGTGAATACCGTATCCGGACTTGACCACAGAGGTGAACGGGAATGA
- a CDS encoding MFS transporter has translation MDIANKTVALGTAIPRLGLALFFIEWVRGAFLVAFLPIYALDHLGLSAAAVGIAVSIHYLTDSLIKGFIGYLLDRLPHQAVLHSGFGIALAGLFLMVTTHYAGILIAASALLGAGFSPIWIICMSQVREENRARQMGSLYVYWMAGLGLGTVMINVIMDWGLNVSLLVIGLFFTAGWIAAGLTRLSEAPALRVEMTVGEQFTALWHKVKRGGFLVPGMLLQTAAGGMIAPLLTTFAVNQLGLSHSGLSLTLLIGGGAAVLLMVPMGRLFDMIGGKWFLVLGFAVFSASLFLLTSAASFVSVVVLALMMGCAYATLLPSWNALMARYIPESSVGMSWGLLFSVEGLGAVIGPFVGGWLASGGNEIIPFKVSACIFGVISLIYLLSPAAMFARPERRAKLQQQETI, from the coding sequence ATGGATATCGCTAATAAGACAGTGGCGCTAGGTACAGCCATCCCCCGCTTGGGCCTGGCCCTCTTTTTCATAGAATGGGTGAGGGGGGCGTTTCTGGTCGCCTTTTTGCCTATATATGCGCTGGATCATCTTGGGCTGTCTGCAGCTGCGGTCGGGATTGCCGTATCGATTCATTATTTGACCGACAGCCTGATCAAAGGGTTCATCGGGTACCTGCTCGACCGACTGCCTCATCAAGCTGTGCTTCATAGCGGATTTGGCATTGCCTTGGCCGGATTGTTCCTGATGGTAACCACACACTATGCCGGTATTCTGATTGCAGCTTCGGCCTTGCTTGGAGCAGGCTTTTCACCGATCTGGATCATTTGCATGAGCCAGGTCAGGGAGGAGAACCGCGCCCGGCAGATGGGGAGCTTATACGTGTATTGGATGGCGGGTCTGGGCCTGGGAACGGTAATGATCAATGTGATCATGGACTGGGGGCTAAACGTATCTCTCCTTGTGATCGGACTCTTCTTTACCGCGGGCTGGATCGCCGCAGGTCTGACCCGGTTATCGGAGGCGCCGGCGCTCCGGGTTGAAATGACAGTAGGAGAGCAGTTTACCGCACTATGGCACAAAGTGAAAAGGGGCGGCTTTCTGGTGCCGGGGATGCTGCTGCAAACCGCAGCCGGGGGAATGATCGCGCCTTTATTAACAACCTTTGCCGTGAACCAGCTCGGTCTGTCCCACTCCGGACTTTCGCTAACGCTTCTGATCGGCGGGGGAGCTGCCGTACTGCTCATGGTGCCCATGGGCAGATTATTCGATATGATCGGCGGCAAATGGTTCCTGGTGCTGGGCTTCGCCGTATTTTCAGCATCGTTGTTTCTGCTGACCTCCGCAGCTTCTTTTGTTAGTGTCGTCGTGCTGGCGCTCATGATGGGCTGTGCCTATGCTACACTGCTGCCTTCCTGGAACGCACTGATGGCGCGATATATACCTGAGAGCTCGGTAGGGATGAGCTGGGGCCTGCTGTTCTCGGTTGAAGGCCTGGGCGCCGTGATCGGTCCCTTCGTTGGCGGCTGGCTCGCAAGCGGCGGCAATGAAATCATCCCGTTCAAGGTTAGCGCTTGTATATTCGGAGTAATCAGTCTCATTTATCTGCTCTCACCTGCCGCAATGTTCGCTCGTCCAGAGCGCCGGGCCAAACTTCAGCAGCAGGAAACCATTTAG
- a CDS encoding GNAT family N-acetyltransferase, with the protein MIRKLNEQDRAELLAFLGKDPALNLFLIADVENFGFDQDFQEVWGEFEPENGLLKAVLLRYEHNYLPYAAGPFNVQGFADIMKQDERMEMLSGSTSIAGLFSQYISIRKEKSLHFAELKELEGEKSLPASAEISAQRATLQNVESICSLMDGIEEFEVSPESSRSSMRRTLETGTGRTYFVERDGRTAAAASTTAENSMSAMVVSVATHPDYRGQGLASLVVTKLCSDLVSEGKSLCLFYDNPDAASIYKRIGFRDIGDWSMLYR; encoded by the coding sequence ATGATTCGTAAACTCAATGAACAAGACCGGGCGGAATTGCTAGCTTTTTTGGGAAAAGATCCGGCGCTGAATTTATTTTTGATTGCGGATGTGGAGAACTTTGGTTTTGATCAGGATTTCCAGGAGGTATGGGGCGAATTTGAACCGGAGAATGGGCTATTAAAGGCGGTTCTGCTGCGCTACGAGCATAATTACCTGCCCTACGCGGCTGGGCCATTTAATGTGCAGGGGTTTGCCGATATCATGAAGCAGGACGAAAGAATGGAAATGCTGTCCGGGTCAACCTCCATTGCCGGGCTGTTTAGCCAATACATAAGCATCCGTAAAGAGAAGAGCCTGCATTTTGCTGAGCTGAAAGAGCTGGAAGGTGAGAAAAGCTTACCGGCCTCTGCGGAGATATCCGCTCAGCGGGCGACTCTCCAAAATGTGGAATCCATTTGTTCGCTTATGGATGGGATTGAGGAGTTCGAAGTGAGCCCGGAAAGCTCGCGTTCAAGCATGCGGCGGACCTTGGAGACCGGAACGGGGCGCACTTATTTTGTGGAACGGGACGGGCGTACAGCTGCCGCGGCATCAACTACAGCTGAGAATTCGATGTCTGCGATGGTAGTGAGCGTAGCCACGCATCCGGATTACCGGGGGCAGGGTCTGGCAAGCCTGGTAGTAACGAAGCTGTGCTCCGATCTGGTGAGCGAAGGGAAGTCGCTGTGCCTGTTTTACGATAATCCGGACGCGGCCTCCATATACAAAAGAATCGGTTTCCGGGACATCGGCGACTGGTCGATGCTGTATAGATAG
- a CDS encoding SDR family oxidoreductase produces the protein MQGKRIIVIGGSSGIGLAAAKRASELGAEVIIAGRSKERLEHAAASLDGEIRTRALDMRSEDDLRTFFAEIGNFDHLVITAGEMKHGLGMVLDLDAASAREQFESRFWGPYLAIRYGAPAIRERGSITLTSGVFGDKAVPGAAVPSAVHGALENLGRVLAAELAPVRVNVVSPGYVDTPMHDGMPPEQKKAWFEQTAATLPVRRIASADDIAGAILFLLENTNTTGITLTVDGGARLV, from the coding sequence ATGCAGGGGAAACGCATCATTGTAATCGGCGGCAGCTCCGGAATAGGTCTGGCGGCAGCGAAAAGGGCATCGGAACTTGGAGCGGAGGTTATCATTGCCGGGCGCTCCAAAGAACGGCTTGAACACGCGGCTGCAAGCTTGGATGGGGAGATTCGGACAAGGGCTCTTGATATGCGGAGCGAGGACGACCTTCGTACATTTTTTGCAGAAATCGGGAATTTCGATCATTTAGTGATTACGGCAGGGGAAATGAAGCACGGATTGGGCATGGTTCTGGACCTGGACGCAGCAAGCGCCAGAGAACAATTTGAGAGCCGCTTTTGGGGACCTTATCTGGCCATTCGTTACGGAGCGCCGGCTATTCGGGAAAGAGGCTCGATTACACTGACAAGCGGAGTGTTTGGCGATAAAGCGGTTCCGGGAGCGGCGGTACCATCCGCAGTGCATGGCGCCCTGGAAAACTTAGGCCGGGTATTGGCCGCTGAGCTTGCTCCGGTGCGGGTTAACGTCGTGTCCCCTGGATATGTTGATACGCCGATGCACGACGGAATGCCGCCAGAGCAAAAGAAAGCCTGGTTTGAACAAACGGCAGCCACCTTACCGGTACGTCGTATTGCTTCAGCAGACGATATTGCGGGCGCGATCCTATTTTTGTTGGAAAATACGAATACGACAGGGATCACGCTGACCGTGGACGGAGGAGCCAGACTCGTCTGA
- a CDS encoding MerR family transcriptional regulator: MESKMLIGELARRAGVTPRTVRHYQELGLLGNVEQESNGYHYYSDESLQRLYKINVLKKLGLSLEEIQSVIDLYFEETSMIKGKQKVLGILSKHLEETDRKMEALNQFRQEILNNMARIQLMIDEMSD; encoded by the coding sequence ATGGAGTCCAAAATGTTGATCGGAGAACTGGCTCGCAGAGCCGGGGTGACGCCCCGGACCGTTCGCCACTATCAAGAGCTCGGATTGCTCGGGAACGTTGAGCAGGAAAGTAACGGATATCATTATTACTCGGATGAATCGCTGCAGCGTCTGTACAAAATCAACGTTTTGAAAAAGTTAGGTCTAAGCCTGGAAGAAATTCAATCCGTCATCGATCTGTACTTTGAAGAAACGTCTATGATTAAAGGAAAGCAAAAGGTTCTCGGGATTTTGTCGAAGCATCTGGAAGAAACCGATAGAAAAATGGAGGCTCTAAATCAATTCAGACAAGAGATCCTGAATAACATGGCTCGGATTCAACTTATGATTGACGAAATGTCAGACTAA
- a CDS encoding TrkA C-terminal domain-containing protein produces the protein MQEKQEKTGYKSIALDIAGRIVSGEFPVNSKISGRSLLAGIYHVSPETIRKAIGLLKDENIVSVSQGKEIVITSDQKALEYTTRNNYLKSAYSLKEDLTKLLEEKHQMDQKFEVLLTQIIEASDRLQNLKPYHPVEIKINENSHVVGKTIGNLQFWQNTGATIIALRRGTEVTISPGPLVILGAHDIIIAVGDEYMYKRTEQFINRVTEDKQD, from the coding sequence TTGCAGGAAAAACAAGAGAAAACGGGCTACAAATCCATAGCCCTTGACATCGCGGGACGAATCGTAAGCGGGGAATTCCCCGTCAACAGCAAAATCTCAGGGCGTTCACTTTTAGCGGGCATTTACCATGTATCTCCGGAGACGATCCGTAAAGCCATCGGTCTGCTGAAGGACGAGAATATTGTATCTGTGTCACAGGGCAAGGAAATTGTAATTACCTCCGACCAAAAGGCATTGGAATATACAACCCGAAACAACTACTTGAAATCCGCTTATTCACTAAAAGAGGACCTAACCAAACTGCTGGAGGAAAAGCATCAGATGGACCAAAAGTTCGAGGTGCTGCTAACCCAGATCATTGAAGCTTCGGACAGGCTCCAGAACCTGAAGCCTTATCATCCGGTAGAAATTAAAATAAACGAGAACTCCCATGTGGTTGGGAAAACGATCGGCAATTTGCAGTTTTGGCAAAATACCGGCGCGACGATCATCGCGCTTCGCAGAGGCACCGAGGTGACCATTTCTCCCGGACCGCTTGTCATATTAGGAGCTCATGATATTATTATTGCGGTCGGAGACGAGTACATGTACAAGCGAACCGAGCAGTTCATTAACCGGGTTACGGAAGACAAACAGGATTGA
- a CDS encoding sigma-70 family RNA polymerase sigma factor: MEIPESERFRSIFYEHYPAVRRKLVALVRDEASADDLAQDVFLRLYRNPPDDPAALGAWLHRVLTRIGYDFLEKQARERRLQSKQELMYDAEASPPSGEELIMRKLDQEDVREWLDELPERDRQALLLRYSGYSYAEIAGELGVRPPVVGTLLNRATERLKATASKSLPQMD; encoded by the coding sequence ATGGAAATTCCGGAATCCGAACGTTTTCGATCGATATTTTATGAGCACTACCCTGCTGTCCGGCGCAAATTGGTCGCTCTCGTGCGCGATGAGGCGTCAGCCGATGATCTGGCTCAGGACGTGTTCTTGCGATTATACCGCAATCCCCCGGACGACCCGGCGGCGCTGGGCGCTTGGCTCCACCGTGTGCTTACCCGAATCGGATATGATTTTCTGGAGAAGCAAGCAAGGGAAAGGCGGCTGCAGAGCAAGCAGGAGCTGATGTATGACGCGGAGGCATCGCCGCCATCGGGTGAAGAATTGATTATGCGCAAGCTGGATCAGGAGGATGTGCGGGAATGGCTGGATGAGCTGCCCGAGCGTGACAGACAGGCGCTTCTCCTCCGATATTCAGGTTACAGTTATGCGGAGATCGCCGGCGAACTTGGTGTCAGGCCTCCGGTTGTAGGGACGCTGCTGAACCGGGCTACGGAAAGGCTGAAAGCCACTGCATCCAAATCGCTGCCGCAAATGGACTGA
- a CDS encoding metal-sensing transcriptional repressor has product MAQEARNQEDNHEHKYRKQIVNRLARIEGHIRAVKEMTAEDRDCSEVLLQIAAVQKALDKAAKLLLKDHLENCVVKAVHHGNESKVLEDLNKALDNYIR; this is encoded by the coding sequence ATGGCACAGGAAGCCAGAAATCAAGAAGACAATCACGAGCATAAGTACCGCAAGCAGATCGTCAACCGATTGGCCCGGATTGAAGGCCACATTCGCGCCGTCAAGGAGATGACCGCAGAGGACCGGGACTGCTCCGAAGTGCTGCTGCAGATCGCTGCCGTGCAAAAGGCTTTGGACAAGGCGGCCAAGCTTCTGTTAAAGGACCATTTGGAGAACTGCGTGGTCAAAGCCGTCCACCACGGCAACGAAAGCAAAGTTCTTGAAGACTTAAACAAAGCGCTGGACAACTATATCCGTTAA